Proteins encoded in a region of the Scomber scombrus chromosome 16, fScoSco1.1, whole genome shotgun sequence genome:
- the tspan13b gene encoding tetraspanin-13b, with amino-acid sequence MGCAGFTCSKHSLCALNILYVMVSLLMIGIAAWGKWFGLVSSFQVVGGIIGVGVFLFFVALAGLIGAMKHHQVLLFFYMIILFMLFIVQFSVSSACLAINREQQDHLLEVGWNNSQSTQRDVEKSLNCCGFKQVNPNTTCDAACFPNHSCFPCAGMIQEHAGGVLSFVGGIGLFFSFTEILGVWLTYRYRNQKDPRANPSAFL; translated from the exons ATGGGCTGCGCTGGATTCACCTGCTCCAAACATTCTCTGTGCGCGCTCAACATCCTCTATGTG ATGGTGAGTCTGCTGATGATTGGCATTGCAGCATGGGGGAAGTGGTTCGGATTGGTGTCCAGTTTCCAGGTTGTGGGAGGCATCATCGGTGTGGGAGTCTTCCTGTTCTTCGTGGCCCTGGCTGGCCTCATCGGGGCCATGAAGCACCACCAGGTCCTGCTGTTCTTC TACATGATCATACTGTTCATGCTGTTTATTGTACAGTTCTCTGTCTCCAGTGCGTGTTTGGCCATTAACAGAGAGCAACAG GATCACCTGCTGGAGGTTGGCTGGAATAACTCCCAGAGCACCCAGAGAGACGTGGAGAAGAGCCTCAACTGCTGCGGCTTCAAACAGGTCAACCCCAACACTACCTGTGATGCT GCCTGTTTCCCCAACCACTCCTGTTTTCCATGTGCAGGTATGATCCAGGAACATGCCGGAGGGGTTCTCAGCTTTGTAGGAGGAATAGGACTCTTTTTCAGCTTCACAGAG ATTCTGGGAGTGTGGCTCACATATCGCTACAGGAACCAGAAGGATCCCAGAGCCAACCCCAGTGCTTTCCTGTAA